The genomic window TTGGACAAAAGGTGAGGAGAGTGGCAACTTTTTGAACTTAGTAAGTATTAAAAATGACTGTGACGGAGATACACTTTTAATTCAAGCAAAACCTGTAGGACCAACTTGTCATACAGGCGCAGATACATGTTGGCAAGAACCGAATGATGCAAATTATGGTTTTATTTCACAATTAGAAAACACGATCAAAACTAGAAGAGAAAATGCTGATTCTGAGAAAAGTTATGTGGCTTCTTTATTCGAAAAAGGAATCAATAAAATTGCGCAAAAAGTAGGTGAAGAAGCAGTAGAAGTGGTAATTGAAGCTAAAGATAATAATGATGATTTGTTTCTTAGCGAAAGCGCGGATTTACTTTTTCATTATTTAATTCTGCTTCAAGCAAAAGGATATCAATTGAATGATGTTGTTGAAGTTTTAAAGAAACGTCAGAAATAACATAAGCTTGTCATTTCGACCGAAGGGAGAAACCACACTAGAAATTCCCCAAAGAATGTCTTCAATCTTTATCGATTTACAAGTGTGATTTCTCCCTTCGGTCGAAATGACAAAGAAAATTATTATTTTAGTGTTAAATAATAATTTATGCGATTAGCTGTATACTTGTTTTTGTTTTTGGTTCCGAATTTAAACTATGGCTTTAAGAAAGATGTAATGCCATATTCATTGGTTATCTCTAAAGCCGTTTTGATTGTTGATGGAACTATTTCTAAAGTTTCTAAAAATGAATATGAGTTCACTGTAAGTCAATTTATAAAAGGGAAATCGAACTCAAAAATTAATGTAGCAATCTGGAAAGAGTGGCTATGTGATCCCCGAAATAAAGAACTAAAAAAAGGACAGAGAATGATTTTGTTTTTGGAAAGATCTCCATATGGGAATTTTTATCCAATTAATGAAAGCACTGGAGAGTTGTATGTAGATAACAATACCTTTCTTGATATATTCTTGCCTAAAGCATTTTTAAACCCGACAATTCTAAAGAAAGGGATTTCTATGTTTTTGGAAACCTATACATTTTATGGAAATTTTAATGATAGGTTTTATCAAAATATAAATTTCGTACGCAATAAATCAATTTTTGAAGTTTATAAAATAACAAAAACGAATACGGCTTTTAAGTTTTTAGTTGATGACGCGGAGTATTATAAGCCAACAGAAGTACAATTTTTCCCCGTTATATAATTAATCGACAAATTCAAAAACTGCAAATTCTTCAGGCTGATGGAATCCAAATTTTGAGCTCTTATAAGGCTGTAAAGCAAGATATTCGGTTGTGTTACCGTAATCAATTCTAAAAGCGTTTCCTTTCCATTTCGTTCCGATTTTTGGCTTTATAAAACCACCATTCTTAATTTTCTCAAGACTAGAAAACGGAATTTTAATTTCTACAATATATCCTTCGGAAGTTATTTTACTCACAGATTCTAGGCCTTTAATATCAAAGTCCATTGACGTATTCCAGCCGCCGCATTCTGGTGAAATACATTTTAAAAGTAAATCGTAATTTGTAGAGAATGCATTTACTCCAATTTCAATATAATTCTGGCTGTCTCCATCTGGATCGAGAAAAATTTCAACTAAATCATCGGTATTATATATCTGAGAGTCTCTTTTTTGTGATGTTCCAATAATTTGAGAATCATTGCATTTATAGGCTAAGAATAA from Flavobacterium sp. KACC 22763 includes these protein-coding regions:
- the hisIE gene encoding bifunctional phosphoribosyl-AMP cyclohydrolase/phosphoribosyl-ATP diphosphatase HisIE codes for the protein MDIDIKSAHGLIPAIIQDSETKNVLMLGYMNEESLQKTIETQKVTFFSRSKQRLWTKGEESGNFLNLVSIKNDCDGDTLLIQAKPVGPTCHTGADTCWQEPNDANYGFISQLENTIKTRRENADSEKSYVASLFEKGINKIAQKVGEEAVEVVIEAKDNNDDLFLSESADLLFHYLILLQAKGYQLNDVVEVLKKRQK
- a CDS encoding carbohydrate-binding family 9-like protein, translated to MRLTTLVFYLIIMLSTVANAQTIPVHKTNKQIIIDGNLSDWNEPFLGPFVIHNSGEKALQNTFVSLSWNDENLFLAYKCNDSQIIGTSQKRDSQIYNTDDLVEIFLDPDGDSQNYIEIGVNAFSTNYDLLLKCISPECGGWNTSMDFDIKGLESVSKITSEGYIVEIKIPFSSLEKIKNGGFIKPKIGTKWKGNAFRIDYGNTTEYLALQPYKSSKFGFHQPEEFAVFEFVD